From the Achromobacter xylosoxidans A8 genome, the window ACGCTGGGCGACCTGACCCAGCCCGGACCGCTGTTCGCCATCCTGGGCTTTTTCATCATCGCCGCGCTGGACGCCCTGCGCGTGCGCGGCGCCATCCTGATCGGCATCATCGTGGTCACGCTGCTGTCGATGCTGCTGGGCTACAACGAGTTCAAGGGCATCTTCGCCGCACCGCCCAGCCTGGCGCCCACGCTCATGAAGCTGGACATCCTGGGCGCGCTGCACAGCGGCTTCGTGCATGTGATCCTGGTGTTCGTGCTGGTTGAAGTGTTCGATGCCACCGGCACGCTGGTGGGCGTGGCCAAGCGCGCCGGCCTGGTGCCGGAGAACCGCCCCAACCGCCTGGGCCGCGCCTTGTTTGCCGACAGCACTGCCATTGTCGCAGGCTCGATGCTGGGCACCAGCAGCACCACTGCCTACGTGGAAAGCGCCTCCGGCGTGCAGGCCGGCGGCCGTACCGGCCTGACCGCGCTGGTCGTGGCGCTGCTGTTCCTGGCCGCGCTGTTCATCTCGCCGCTGGCCGGCGCCGTGCCTGCCTACGCCACCGCGCCCGCCCTGCTCTATGTGGCCGGCCTGATGATGCGCGAACTGATCGACATCGACTGGAACGACGTCTGCGAAGCCACCCCGGCCGCGCTGACCGCGCTGGTCATGCCGTTCACGTACTCGATCGCCAACGGCATCGCCTTCGGTTTCATCAGCTACGTGGTGCTCAAGACCGCCACCGGCAAGATCCGCGACGTGCATCCCGCCACCTGGTTGGTCGCGGCGCTGTTCGTGATCCGCTACGCCTTCTTCCCAGGCTAGACACGGGCGATTGGCCCGCGCCGCAGAGCGCGCCAATCGCCGGGATAGCGCAATTCAATCAACCCGCCACACCATAAGGTTGCTGGCGGGTCCGCTTGATTTCACCGATACACTCCCCATGTATAACGGCATATGGAGTCCGCCTTGCGCCTTACCCGCTTTGTTCCCGCCCTGTTGTCCTGTTCCGCCTCGAGCACGGAGGTGTCCGCATGAGCAGCCTGGCCCGCATCCCTTTTTCCGTACTGGACCTGGCCCCGATTGTGCAGGGCCGCGACGCGGCTGACGCTTTCCGCAACACCGTCGCGGTCGCGCAGCACGTGGAACGCCTGGGCTACAAACGTTTCTGGCTGGCTGAACACCACAACATCAACGGCGTGGCCAGCAGCGCCACGGCCGTGCTGATCGGCCACGTGGCTTCGCACACCAATACGCTGCGCGTGGGTTCGGGCGGCGTCATGCTGCCCAACCACGCGCCGCTGATCATCGCCGAGCAGTTCGGCACCCTGGAAACGCTCTACCCCGGCCGCATCGATCTGGGCCTGGGCCGCGCGCCCGGCAGCGACGGCGCCACGCAGCACGCGCTGCGCCGCGGTCCTCGCAGCGGACTGGAGTTTCCGGCGCTGGTGGAAGAATTGCGCGGCTTCCTGGCGCCCTCGCGCCCCGGGCAACCGGTGCGCGCGATTCCCGGCGAAGGCCTGGACATTCCGATCTGGCTGCTGGGTTCCAGCGACTTCAGCGCGCGGCTTGCCGCGGAGCTGGGCCTGCCCTTCTCCTTCGCGGGACATTTCTCGCCCGAAGGCATGGCGGCCATGCGCCTCTACCGCCACCTGTTCAAGCCATCGGCAACGCTGGCCCGCCCCTACGCCATGATAGGCGTGCCCGTCGTGGCCGCCGAAACCGATGAGGCCGCCAGGCGCCAGGCCACCACCCAGCAGCTGAAGTTCCTGTCGCTGGTACGCGGCAACCGACTGCAACTGCAGCCGCCCGTGGACAGCATGGACGGCCTGTGGAACGAATGGGAGCGCGAGGCTGTCCAACAAAGACTGGGCGCCGCCATCGTGGGCGGCCCGGATACCGTCCGGCGCGAACTGGAAGCCCTGGTCGCCGAGACCGAGGCCGACGAAGTCATGATCGTCTCGGATTTCTACGACATCGCAGACCGCCTGCGCTCGTTCGAGATTGTCGCTTCATTGAAAAACGGCGCCGCGGCAAGCACCGCGGCCTGAACGCGGCAGATTGCGCCCCCTGGGCGCCAACCATTGCGATGCGGCAGCCACACGCTCTACTATGACTTAAAGAGCACGGAAAACGCATCGCCTTATCGGGTCCGGGACCGGCACACCCCAGGCCTCCGACACCGCCTTTTGCGCCGCTCACGCGGCAAGGATTCAAAATGAGTATTGTTGAACTCACCAAAGACAGCTTCCAGGAAGCCATCACCCCCGACGGCACCCTGATCGTCGATTTCTGGGCGCCTTGGTGCGGCCCGTGCCGCGGTTTCGCGCCGGTTTTCGAGCAGGCCGCCACCGAGCACCCCGACGTCACGTTTGCCAAGGTCAACACGGACGTGGAGCAGGAACTGGCCGGCGCGCTGGGCATCCGCTCGATCCCGACCCTGATGGTTTTCCGCGAAAAGGTCCTGCTGTTCTCGCAACCGGGCGCCCTGTCCGGCGGCCAGCTCAACGAGCTGCTGGCCAAGATCAAGGAAGTGGACATGGAAAAGGTCCACCAGGAAATCGCCGCGGCCCAGAATGGGCAGGACGCTTGAGCGGGCACGGATGATGACGGGTCATGCGCGCTGAATGCCTGGCTTCTTGCCTGGGCTTTCACGCGCGGCATCCGTACTACGATTCCACTTCCCAGGCGGCGCGGCCGCGGGTGATGTTGGCGACCGTCACCTCCAGATCCGCCACCGCCGCGCGCGGCAGCGTGAACCGCAGCGCAACGCCTTCCTCATTGAAATCTTCTTGCAGGATCGTCGCGCCCGCCTGAGCCAGGCGCGACTTCAGCAGCGCCAGTTCGCCGAAGCCACAAGCGCAGGCGACAGTCGCCAGATCCACGATCTCCGTGCGCGCTCCCAGCCGCAGGCAATTGGCGGCGCAGCCACCGTAGGCGCGCACCAGTCCGCCTGCACCCAGCTTGATACCCCCGTACCAGCGCACCACCAGCACCGCCACGCGATCCATGTCCTGGCCTTCGATGGCTTGCAGGATGGGACGTCCTGCCGTGCCGCCGGGCTCGCCGTCGTCATTGAAGCGATATTCCTGGCCGATGCGGTAGGCCCAGCAGTTATGGGTCGCTTCCGGATCGCTGTGCTGGGCAAAGAAGCGCATGGCTTCGTCCACCCCGGACACGGGCGCCGCATACGCGACGAAGCGGCTTTTCTTGATGTCTTCCTGGTAGGTGCAAGGAGCGGTCAGCGTGTGCATGACCGGCATTGTATGTGCTGACACTGTCGCCCAGTGCCATGCCGAGGGCCCGCAGCGAGCGTCTCGCAGCGCCAGGACGCAGCCAATCAGGAGGCCGGCCTAGCCGTGGCAGTCAGGTACTTCTTGGTCCAGGTACACGTCGAAGGCCACGTCGCGCGCCCATTTCGCCGTCATTGCCTTCCAAGCGCCGGCACGGTCCCAGGCACGCATTTCCTGACTCAGCCAGTTGCGGCTGGCGGAGTCGGACGCCGGCAGCAGCCACACGCGTTCGCGCCTGGCGCCATCGGCCGCCAGCGTCGAGGAAAATTTCTTCCATTCCGGGAAGCGCACCAGCGGTTCCCAGACCGCATCGTCCACCAGCCCGATGTCGCAGCTGCCTTCGCGCACGGCGACCAGCGCATCGGACGGCACGCGGTAGGTGCGTACCACGGCGCCCCAGCTCTCGGCCAGGGCGCGGGAAGCGGTTGCGGCCTCGGCCATGCAGACGCTACGGCCGCGCACGTCGGCGGGCCGGCGCAGGCTGGTATCGCTGCGGATCACGGCCTTGGGACGAGCGGCATAGCCCGTGGCTTGCGTCGCGACGGCGTCGGGCTGGGCCGACGCGCCGTCGGTCAGGACTAGATCAACCTGCCCTGCCGCCAGCGCAGCAGCGGCCTGCTCCTGCGGCAATTGCACCAGGCGCACCGGCAGTCCCAAGCTTTGCCCCACTCTGTCGGTCATTGCGGCGTCCAGGCCGTCCGGCGTGCGGATCTTGGCGCCGGCCGCGGGCGGCGGCGCCAGGAAAGGCACTCCCACCACCAGTTCGCCGCGCGCCCGCGCCGCCGCGAAGGCTTCCGGCTGCGCCTGCGCGAGGCCGGACGCAGCCAGGCAGGCGCCAAGGACGAAGAGACGGATGCGGCCGATCATGCGGGACTCCTGTCGCCCTCAGACGTACTGATAGCGCAGCAGGCGATGCTTGAGGTTTTCAAGCACGAACTGGTCGATCAGCGCGGCCAACACGGCGATGACCAGGATGTTGGTCATGACGCCGGTCATGTCGGCAATTTCGCCGGAATAAGCCAGCGAGCGACCCAGGCCCTTGCCGAAGCCGATCAGCATTTCCGCCGAGATCAGCGCGCGCCAGGCATTGCCGAACGCCAGTTGGGCGCCGGTGATCAGTTCCGGCATGACGGCCGGCAGATAGACCCGCTT encodes:
- a CDS encoding transporter substrate-binding domain-containing protein, with protein sequence MIGRIRLFVLGACLAASGLAQAQPEAFAAARARGELVVGVPFLAPPPAAGAKIRTPDGLDAAMTDRVGQSLGLPVRLVQLPQEQAAAALAAGQVDLVLTDGASAQPDAVATQATGYAARPKAVIRSDTSLRRPADVRGRSVCMAEAATASRALAESWGAVVRTYRVPSDALVAVREGSCDIGLVDDAVWEPLVRFPEWKKFSSTLAADGARRERVWLLPASDSASRNWLSQEMRAWDRAGAWKAMTAKWARDVAFDVYLDQEVPDCHG
- a CDS encoding LLM class flavin-dependent oxidoreductase, producing MSSLARIPFSVLDLAPIVQGRDAADAFRNTVAVAQHVERLGYKRFWLAEHHNINGVASSATAVLIGHVASHTNTLRVGSGGVMLPNHAPLIIAEQFGTLETLYPGRIDLGLGRAPGSDGATQHALRRGPRSGLEFPALVEELRGFLAPSRPGQPVRAIPGEGLDIPIWLLGSSDFSARLAAELGLPFSFAGHFSPEGMAAMRLYRHLFKPSATLARPYAMIGVPVVAAETDEAARRQATTQQLKFLSLVRGNRLQLQPPVDSMDGLWNEWEREAVQQRLGAAIVGGPDTVRRELEALVAETEADEVMIVSDFYDIADRLRSFEIVASLKNGAAASTAA
- a CDS encoding thioredoxin family protein, which translates into the protein MSIVELTKDSFQEAITPDGTLIVDFWAPWCGPCRGFAPVFEQAATEHPDVTFAKVNTDVEQELAGALGIRSIPTLMVFREKVLLFSQPGALSGGQLNELLAKIKEVDMEKVHQEIAAAQNGQDA
- a CDS encoding IMPACT family protein, which codes for MPVMHTLTAPCTYQEDIKKSRFVAYAAPVSGVDEAMRFFAQHSDPEATHNCWAYRIGQEYRFNDDGEPGGTAGRPILQAIEGQDMDRVAVLVVRWYGGIKLGAGGLVRAYGGCAANCLRLGARTEIVDLATVACACGFGELALLKSRLAQAGATILQEDFNEEGVALRFTLPRAAVADLEVTVANITRGRAAWEVES
- a CDS encoding NCS2 family permease; this encodes MLEKLFKLREHGTTARTELVAGLTTFLTMSYIIFVNPDILSSTGMDRDAVFVATCLAAALGSLVMALIANWPIGMAPGMGLNAFFAFTVVKTMGYTWEQALGAVFISGVIFLFLTFSGIRVWLVKGIPHSLRSAIAAGIGLFLAIIALSSANIVVAHPATKVTLGDLTQPGPLFAILGFFIIAALDALRVRGAILIGIIVVTLLSMLLGYNEFKGIFAAPPSLAPTLMKLDILGALHSGFVHVILVFVLVEVFDATGTLVGVAKRAGLVPENRPNRLGRALFADSTAIVAGSMLGTSSTTAYVESASGVQAGGRTGLTALVVALLFLAALFISPLAGAVPAYATAPALLYVAGLMMRELIDIDWNDVCEATPAALTALVMPFTYSIANGIAFGFISYVVLKTATGKIRDVHPATWLVAALFVIRYAFFPG